A single region of the Fusobacterium varium genome encodes:
- a CDS encoding acetaldehyde dehydrogenase (acetylating), protein MEFDKDLESIQRARDLARRGKIAAAKMAEYTQEQVECILKNMVRVAEENRFYLAKMAVEETGFGKVQDKEFKNHMASTMVYEAIKDMKTVDIIEEDEEKKTLTVAEPMGLVLGIVPSTNPTSTAIYKSIIALKSRNAILFSPHPSAQKCTREAARLMKEAAIAAGAPEDIINCVEICTMEATNELMKAPEVAMIIATGGPGMVKAAYSSGKPALGVGAGNSPAYIERTANVQKAVERIIASKTFDNGTICASEQSIVCEKCNENEVISELRKQGAYFMSEDETAKVCKLLFKQGHAMNAKFVGRAAEYIAKEAGICVPEGTKVLVGRQNGVGPGYPLSYEKLTTVLGFYVVNDWHEACELSIELLQNGIGHTMSIHTEDKNVVRKFAKKPASRILVNAGGSQGGTGATTGLMPAFTLGCGTWGGSSVSENVTPLHLLNLKRVAYGLIESNELKLNNSMSHNVEVKNQCKERFENIEETINSLGKEELLGLIDQIVASMKG, encoded by the coding sequence ATGGAATTTGATAAGGATTTGGAATCAATTCAAAGAGCAAGAGACCTTGCAAGAAGAGGAAAAATTGCAGCAGCAAAAATGGCTGAATATACTCAAGAACAAGTTGAATGTATTTTAAAAAATATGGTAAGAGTTGCTGAAGAAAATAGATTTTATTTAGCAAAAATGGCAGTTGAAGAAACAGGTTTTGGAAAGGTTCAAGATAAAGAATTTAAAAATCATATGGCATCTACAATGGTTTATGAAGCTATAAAAGATATGAAAACAGTAGATATCATAGAAGAGGATGAAGAGAAAAAAACATTAACAGTTGCAGAACCTATGGGACTTGTTCTAGGAATAGTACCTTCAACAAACCCAACATCTACAGCTATTTATAAATCTATAATAGCTCTAAAATCAAGAAATGCTATTTTATTTTCACCACATCCATCAGCTCAAAAATGTACTAGAGAAGCTGCAAGATTAATGAAAGAAGCAGCTATAGCAGCAGGAGCTCCAGAAGATATTATCAACTGTGTAGAAATTTGTACTATGGAAGCAACAAATGAATTAATGAAAGCTCCAGAAGTTGCTATGATAATTGCAACTGGAGGGCCAGGAATGGTAAAAGCTGCTTATAGTTCTGGAAAACCAGCATTAGGAGTAGGTGCAGGAAACTCTCCAGCTTATATTGAAAGAACAGCAAATGTTCAAAAAGCAGTAGAAAGAATTATTGCAAGTAAAACTTTTGATAATGGTACTATATGTGCTTCAGAACAATCAATAGTTTGTGAAAAATGTAATGAAAATGAAGTAATCAGTGAGTTAAGAAAGCAAGGAGCATACTTTATGAGCGAAGATGAAACAGCTAAAGTATGTAAGCTATTATTTAAACAAGGACATGCAATGAATGCAAAATTTGTAGGAAGAGCAGCTGAATATATTGCAAAAGAAGCTGGAATTTGTGTGCCAGAAGGAACAAAAGTTTTAGTTGGAAGACAAAATGGAGTAGGACCTGGATATCCATTATCATATGAAAAGCTTACAACTGTATTAGGATTCTATGTAGTTAATGATTGGCATGAAGCATGTGAATTAAGTATAGAACTACTTCAAAATGGAATTGGACATACAATGAGTATTCATACAGAGGATAAAAATGTAGTTAGAAAATTTGCTAAAAAACCAGCATCAAGAATTTTAGTAAATGCAGGAGGTTCTCAAGGAGGAACAGGAGCAACTACAGGATTGATGCCAGCGTTTACATTAGGTTGTGGAACATGGGGAGGAAGTTCTGTTTCAGAAAACGTAACTCCACTTCATCTTTTAAACTTAAAAAGAGTGGCTTATGGTTTAATTGAAAGTAATGAATTAAAACTAAATAATAGTATGAGTCATAACGTTGAAGTTAAAAATCAATGTAAAGAAAGATTTGAAAATATTGAGGAGACTATTAATAGCTTAGGTAAAGAAGAGTTATTAGGATTAATAGATCAAATAGTTGCTTCAATGAAGGGGTAA
- the eutJ gene encoding ethanolamine utilization protein EutJ, whose translation MSEKQIDYRYCDELVEEFEKVIKKPILRKSSVYYTGVDLGTACVVLAVLDENYKPVAGAYKYADVVKDGMVVDYIGAIKLVREMKEELEKKLQTELIYAAVALPPGTDSLDGGAVKNVVQAAGFELTNILDEPTAANEVLKLQNGAVVDIGGGTTGTSIIKNGEVIAVADEATGGTHFSLVISGMYRKNFEEADKYKRDPKNHKELLPVLKPVIEKVASIIADHIDGYDVDSISLVGGTACLTGIEEIIEKYTKVHTYKPKNPMFVTPLGIALSCTSNILD comes from the coding sequence GTGTCAGAAAAACAAATAGATTATAGATACTGTGATGAATTAGTAGAGGAGTTTGAAAAAGTTATAAAGAAACCAATATTAAGAAAATCATCAGTATATTATACAGGAGTTGATTTAGGAACTGCTTGTGTTGTTTTAGCTGTTCTAGATGAAAATTATAAACCTGTAGCAGGAGCATATAAATATGCAGATGTTGTCAAAGATGGAATGGTAGTTGATTACATCGGTGCAATAAAATTAGTTAGAGAGATGAAAGAGGAGTTAGAGAAAAAACTTCAAACAGAATTAATTTATGCAGCAGTAGCCCTTCCACCAGGAACAGATAGTTTAGATGGAGGAGCTGTAAAGAATGTTGTTCAAGCTGCAGGATTTGAACTTACAAATATTTTAGATGAGCCAACAGCTGCTAATGAAGTTTTAAAATTACAAAATGGTGCAGTAGTTGATATAGGTGGAGGAACTACAGGAACTTCTATAATAAAAAATGGAGAAGTGATAGCAGTTGCAGATGAAGCTACTGGAGGAACACATTTTTCATTAGTAATTTCTGGAATGTATAGAAAGAATTTTGAAGAAGCAGATAAATATAAGAGAGATCCTAAGAATCATAAGGAGTTATTACCAGTATTAAAACCTGTTATAGAGAAAGTTGCATCAATTATAGCGGATCATATAGATGGTTATGATGTTGATAGTATCTCTTTAGTTGGGGGAACAGCCTGTTTAACAGGGATAGAAGAAATAATAGAAAAATATACAAAAGTCCATACATATAAGCCTAAAAACCCTATGTTTGTAACACCATTGGGAATAGCATTAAGTTGTACTTCTAATATTTTAGATTAA
- a CDS encoding BMC domain-containing protein: protein MQAIGMIETKGLLAAIESADSMTKSANVQILEKVYVGGGLVTIIVNGDVGAVRAAVDAGVAAVKTLGEEFLISEHIIPRPHEDLKAIMEFGQKKEEIKENITDENITDVEVKEQVLEKEIVVEKIEETESEDEIFSDSLEADSQVENLEIVEEEKIEIAIEEKKFTRKDIEEYLRENKKEEIISKLNILKISELRKLLKEYQELNLSNRTISKLNKENLINRILEFYNLRGEE from the coding sequence ATGCAGGCAATAGGAATGATTGAAACAAAAGGATTGTTAGCTGCTATTGAAAGTGCAGATTCTATGACAAAATCAGCAAATGTTCAAATTTTAGAAAAAGTTTATGTTGGTGGAGGACTAGTTACAATAATAGTAAATGGAGATGTAGGAGCAGTTAGAGCAGCTGTAGATGCAGGTGTTGCAGCAGTAAAAACTTTAGGTGAGGAGTTCTTAATTTCTGAACATATTATCCCGAGACCACATGAGGATTTAAAAGCTATAATGGAATTTGGACAAAAAAAAGAAGAGATAAAAGAAAATATAACTGATGAAAATATAACTGATGTAGAAGTTAAAGAACAGGTCTTAGAAAAAGAGATAGTTGTTGAAAAAATTGAAGAAACAGAAAGTGAAGATGAAATATTTAGTGATAGTTTAGAAGCTGATTCTCAAGTAGAAAATCTGGAAATTGTTGAAGAGGAAAAGATAGAAATAGCAATCGAAGAAAAAAAGTTTACTAGAAAAGATATTGAGGAATATTTAAGGGAGAATAAAAAAGAGGAAATAATTTCTAAATTAAATATATTAAAAATTTCAGAACTAAGAAAATTGCTGAAAGAATATCAAGAACTAAATTTAAGTAACAGAACAATTTCAAAACTTAATAAGGAAAATTTAATAAATAGAATACTAGAGTTTTATAATTTAAGAGGTGAAGAATAA
- the cutC gene encoding choline trimethylamine-lyase has protein sequence MEIREFLNKFMEATENMSNEERESLLKMFQGVSNEIRKETNHHCCSDHCETEVPEGITERLKKLRENYLKQVPSITIHRAKVITKIAQENPGMPKAILRGKSFKHCCETAPLVIQDNELIVGCPNGAPRAGAFSPDIAWRWMETELDTIGKRPQDPFYISEEDKKVLREQIFPFWRGKSVDEYCEDQYREAGVWELSGESFVSDCSYHAVNGGGDSNPGYDVILMKKGMLDIKREAEEKLETLSYANPEDIDKIYFYKSIIDTAEGVMIYAKRLSDYAAELAAKETNPKRKAELLKISEVNARVPAHKPTTFWEAIQAVWTIESLLVVEENQTGMSIGRVDQYMYPFFKADIESGRMSKFEAFELAGCMLIKMSEVMWITSEGGSKFFAGYQPFVNMCVGGVTRSGVDATNDLTYLLMDAVRHVKVYQPSLACRIHKGSPNAYLKKIVQVIKAGLGFPACHFDDVHIKMMLAKGVSIEDARDYCLMGCVEPQKAGRLYQWTSTGYTQWPICIELVLNNGVPLWYGKQVCPDLGDLDQFKTYEEFDAAVKEQIKYITKWTSIATVISQRVHREVAPKPLMSLMYEGCMEKGRGVEAGGAMYNFGPGVVWSGLATYVDSMAAIKKLVFDDKKYTLKEIRDALKADFVGYEKVRKDCIEAPKYGNDDDYADYIATDLINFTEMEHRKYKTLYSVLSHGTLSISNNTPFGQLTGATANGRKAWTPLSDGISPSQGSDTKGPTAIIKSVSKMSCDNMNIGMVHNFKLISGLLETPEGENGIITLLRTACMLQLGEMQFNYLDNKVLKDAQINPEAHRDLIVRVAGYSAYFVELCKDVQDEIISRTVLTHF, from the coding sequence ATGGAAATTCGTGAATTTTTAAATAAATTTATGGAAGCTACAGAAAATATGTCTAATGAAGAACGTGAATCTTTATTAAAGATGTTTCAAGGAGTTTCTAATGAAATAAGAAAAGAAACTAATCACCATTGTTGTTCAGACCATTGTGAAACAGAAGTTCCAGAAGGAATAACTGAAAGATTAAAAAAATTAAGAGAAAATTATCTTAAACAAGTTCCATCAATAACAATACACAGAGCAAAAGTTATTACTAAAATAGCTCAAGAAAATCCAGGAATGCCAAAAGCTATTTTAAGAGGAAAAAGTTTCAAACATTGTTGTGAAACAGCTCCTCTAGTTATTCAAGATAATGAGTTAATCGTAGGATGCCCTAATGGAGCTCCTAGAGCAGGAGCATTTTCTCCAGATATTGCTTGGAGATGGATGGAAACTGAATTAGATACTATTGGAAAAAGACCTCAAGACCCATTCTATATTTCTGAAGAGGATAAAAAAGTTCTAAGAGAGCAAATTTTCCCATTCTGGAGAGGAAAATCAGTAGATGAGTATTGTGAAGATCAATATAGAGAAGCTGGAGTATGGGAATTATCAGGAGAATCTTTTGTTTCAGATTGTTCATATCATGCAGTTAATGGTGGAGGAGACTCAAACCCAGGATATGACGTAATCTTAATGAAAAAAGGAATGCTTGATATTAAAAGAGAAGCAGAAGAAAAATTAGAAACTTTATCATATGCTAATCCAGAAGATATTGATAAGATCTATTTCTATAAATCAATAATAGATACAGCTGAAGGGGTAATGATATATGCTAAACGTCTATCAGATTACGCTGCTGAATTAGCTGCAAAAGAAACAAATCCAAAAAGAAAAGCTGAACTATTAAAAATTTCTGAAGTTAACGCAAGAGTTCCAGCACATAAACCTACAACTTTCTGGGAAGCAATTCAAGCAGTTTGGACAATAGAATCACTTTTAGTAGTAGAAGAAAACCAAACAGGAATGTCAATTGGACGTGTTGACCAATATATGTATCCATTCTTTAAAGCTGATATTGAAAGTGGAAGAATGTCAAAATTTGAAGCATTTGAATTAGCAGGATGTATGCTTATAAAAATGTCTGAAGTTATGTGGATCACAAGTGAAGGAGGATCTAAATTCTTCGCAGGATATCAACCATTTGTAAATATGTGTGTAGGAGGAGTTACTAGATCAGGAGTAGATGCTACAAATGATTTAACATACTTATTAATGGATGCTGTAAGACATGTAAAAGTATATCAACCATCATTGGCATGTCGTATTCATAAAGGATCACCAAATGCTTACTTAAAGAAAATTGTTCAAGTAATTAAAGCAGGATTAGGATTCCCAGCTTGTCACTTTGATGATGTACATATCAAAATGATGCTAGCAAAAGGTGTATCTATAGAAGATGCAAGAGATTATTGCTTAATGGGATGTGTTGAACCTCAAAAAGCTGGAAGATTATATCAATGGACATCAACAGGATATACACAATGGCCTATTTGTATAGAACTTGTGTTAAATAATGGAGTACCTCTATGGTATGGAAAACAAGTTTGTCCAGATCTAGGAGATTTAGATCAATTTAAAACTTATGAAGAGTTTGATGCAGCAGTAAAAGAACAAATTAAATATATAACAAAATGGACAAGTATAGCAACTGTAATATCTCAAAGAGTTCACAGAGAAGTAGCACCAAAACCTTTAATGTCATTAATGTATGAAGGATGTATGGAAAAAGGTAGAGGAGTAGAAGCTGGTGGAGCTATGTATAACTTTGGACCAGGAGTTGTATGGAGTGGACTAGCAACTTATGTTGACTCAATGGCAGCAATTAAAAAATTAGTATTTGATGATAAAAAATATACTTTAAAAGAGATAAGAGATGCTCTTAAAGCTGACTTTGTAGGATATGAAAAAGTTAGAAAAGATTGTATAGAAGCTCCAAAATATGGAAATGATGATGACTATGCTGACTATATAGCAACTGATCTAATTAACTTTACAGAGATGGAACACAGAAAATATAAGACACTATACTCTGTGTTAAGTCATGGAACACTATCAATTTCTAACAATACTCCATTTGGACAATTAACAGGAGCTACAGCAAATGGACGTAAAGCATGGACACCATTATCAGATGGAATCAGTCCAAGCCAAGGTTCAGATACAAAAGGACCTACAGCTATAATTAAATCAGTATCAAAAATGTCTTGTGACAATATGAATATTGGAATGGTTCATAACTTCAAACTAATATCTGGACTACTAGAAACTCCAGAGGGAGAAAATGGAATAATCACATTGTTACGTACAGCATGTATGTTACAACTTGGAGAGATGCAATTTAACTACTTAGATAATAAAGTGTTAAAAGATGCTCAAATTAATCCAGAAGCTCATAGAGATCTAATAGTACGTGTTGCAGGATATAGTGCATATTTCGTTGAACTATGTAAAGATGTACAAGATGAGATTATTAGTAGAACTGTATTAACACATTTTTAA
- a CDS encoding phosphate propanoyltransferase — METPNLEKLLEEIFRLIEERKKQDKTIPVGISNRHIHLSKEHVEALFGKDYSFEKIKDLSQVGQFACKETVTICGPKGCIEKVRVLGPERKYTQVEVSAGDCIKLGVKSVVRLSGDITGTPGITVVGPKGSIYLSEGVMVSQRHIHMTPEDATKFGVKDGDKVAIKVTGERGGILENTIVRVTTTSALECHLDVEEANAFGLNSKSRITILEEK, encoded by the coding sequence ATGGAAACACCAAATTTAGAAAAGTTATTAGAAGAGATTTTTAGATTGATAGAAGAAAGAAAGAAACAGGATAAAACAATTCCTGTTGGAATTTCAAACAGACATATACACTTGTCAAAAGAACATGTTGAAGCTTTATTTGGAAAAGATTATTCTTTTGAGAAAATAAAAGATTTATCACAAGTAGGACAATTTGCTTGTAAAGAAACAGTTACTATTTGTGGACCTAAAGGTTGTATAGAAAAAGTAAGAGTTTTAGGACCAGAAAGAAAATATACTCAAGTAGAAGTATCAGCAGGAGACTGTATAAAATTAGGAGTAAAGTCAGTAGTAAGACTTTCAGGAGATATAACAGGGACTCCAGGAATAACTGTTGTAGGACCTAAAGGAAGCATATATTTATCTGAGGGAGTTATGGTTTCTCAAAGACATATTCACATGACTCCAGAAGATGCAACAAAATTCGGTGTAAAAGATGGAGACAAAGTAGCAATAAAAGTTACTGGAGAAAGAGGAGGAATTTTAGAAAATACAATAGTAAGAGTAACAACTACCTCAGCTTTAGAGTGCCATTTAGATGTTGAAGAAGCAAATGCTTTTGGTTTAAATTCAAAAAGTAGAATTACAATTTTAGAAGAAAAATAA
- the cutD gene encoding choline TMA-lyase-activating enzyme, protein MNKEQNSLIERKATIFNIQKYNMYDGPGVRTLVFFQGCPLRCKWCANPEGLMKKSRVLFKKNLCQDCGACVNVCPVGVHKMSADGTHLIDRTTDCIGCRKCEEACYNSAISIVGEQKSISEILKIVEEDRPFYETSGGGVTLGGGEVLMQPEAALSLLMACKNEGINTAIETCGYTSSSVIEKVAEFVDLFLFDLKQIDSEKHFYWTGVRNEQIIKNLKYLLENKYNVHIRLPLLKGVNDSKEDIEKLVELLLPYKNYKNLKGVDLLPYHKMGVNKYNQLGMEYAIKEDPSLSSEDLERIEGYIKNSGMSVKVIRH, encoded by the coding sequence ATGAATAAAGAGCAGAATAGTCTTATAGAAAGGAAAGCCACTATATTTAATATACAAAAATATAACATGTATGATGGACCGGGAGTAAGAACATTAGTTTTTTTCCAAGGGTGTCCATTGAGATGTAAATGGTGTGCAAATCCTGAAGGATTAATGAAAAAAAGTAGAGTGCTTTTTAAAAAGAATCTATGTCAAGACTGTGGTGCTTGTGTAAATGTTTGTCCTGTAGGAGTACATAAGATGAGTGCAGATGGCACTCATCTTATAGACAGGACTACAGATTGTATAGGTTGTAGAAAATGTGAAGAGGCTTGTTATAATTCAGCTATTAGTATAGTTGGGGAACAAAAAAGCATTTCAGAAATCTTAAAAATAGTAGAAGAGGATAGACCTTTTTACGAGACTTCAGGAGGGGGAGTTACTCTTGGAGGTGGAGAAGTTTTAATGCAACCAGAAGCAGCACTAAGTTTATTAATGGCATGTAAGAATGAAGGAATCAATACAGCTATTGAAACTTGTGGATATACCTCAAGCAGTGTTATAGAAAAAGTTGCTGAATTTGTAGATCTGTTTCTTTTTGACTTAAAACAGATAGATTCTGAAAAGCATTTTTATTGGACTGGAGTAAGAAATGAACAGATTATAAAAAATCTAAAGTATTTATTAGAGAATAAATATAATGTTCATATAAGACTTCCTTTATTAAAGGGAGTAAACGATAGCAAAGAAGATATAGAAAAATTAGTTGAGCTTTTGTTACCGTATAAAAATTATAAAAACTTAAAAGGTGTAGATTTATTACCTTATCATAAGATGGGAGTTAATAAATATAACCAGTTAGGAATGGAATATGCTATAAAAGAGGACCCAAGCTTGTCATCTGAAGATTTAGAAAGAATAGAAGGGTACATAAAAAATAGTGGTATGTCTGTAAAAGTTATAAGACATTAA
- a CDS encoding BMC domain-containing protein, with protein MKYYGNEALGLVETIGLVPALDAADKMLKAANVELVSYENIGSTLVTIMIKGDVAAVTAAVEAGAAAAKAIGTLTAKNVMPRPISEVGKIVSVHDIDGE; from the coding sequence ATGAAATATTATGGAAATGAAGCATTAGGGCTTGTGGAAACAATAGGGTTAGTTCCAGCTTTAGATGCAGCAGATAAGATGTTAAAAGCAGCAAATGTAGAACTTGTATCTTATGAAAATATAGGATCTACATTAGTAACAATAATGATAAAAGGTGATGTGGCAGCAGTAACAGCAGCAGTTGAAGCTGGAGCAGCAGCAGCAAAAGCAATTGGTACACTTACAGCAAAAAATGTTATGCCAAGACCTATTAGTGAAGTAGGAAAAATAGTTTCAGTTCATGATATAGATGGAGAATAG
- a CDS encoding EutN/CcmL family microcompartment protein: protein MILAKVISNVWATRKAEKLNGLKFLLVEELTGDESRTGKRIIAADIIGAGIGDRVIISIGSSAREMFNDERIPADAVVVGIIDADCILD from the coding sequence ATGATACTTGCAAAGGTAATTTCAAATGTTTGGGCTACAAGAAAAGCTGAAAAATTAAATGGTTTAAAATTCTTATTAGTTGAAGAACTAACTGGAGATGAATCAAGAACAGGAAAAAGAATAATAGCTGCAGATATTATAGGTGCTGGAATAGGAGATAGAGTTATTATTTCAATAGGATCATCAGCGAGAGAGATGTTTAATGATGAAAGAATTCCAGCAGATGCTGTGGTAGTTGGAATAATAGATGCAGATTGTATTCTTGATTAA
- a CDS encoding BMC domain-containing protein, producing MIRREAIGLIETFGLVFALEAADAMCKAADVELVGYENVASGYISVIVTGDVGACKAAVDAGVYAVNNMEGGNLYSSVVIARPHNDLQKIIDRYAIENL from the coding sequence ATGATAAGACGTGAAGCAATAGGATTAATAGAAACATTTGGACTGGTATTTGCTTTAGAAGCAGCAGATGCTATGTGTAAAGCAGCAGATGTTGAACTAGTTGGGTATGAAAATGTTGCATCAGGGTATATATCTGTAATTGTAACTGGAGATGTAGGAGCTTGTAAAGCAGCAGTTGATGCAGGAGTATATGCTGTAAATAATATGGAAGGTGGAAATTTATATAGTTCAGTAGTAATTGCTAGACCACACAATGATTTACAAAAGATAATAGATAGATATGCTATTGAAAATTTATAG
- a CDS encoding aldehyde dehydrogenase family protein: MDIIDNDLLSMQEARILVENAREAQKIVKNFSQEQLDFIVNNIFKEIKDHIEEFAKLDYEETEIGNVEDKKLKLELFLNNLEKALKNMRCVGVIENNREDKTLDVGVPVGVIAAFCSEANIVSTLIYKSIIAIKSGNGIVFGMSKKAKKTTKKVMDTIVDIIERSGAPQGIISYISRCSLNGSKELLNHKDINLILNTGIDELLDEIKTSGKSYIYGGNGDSPIFIERTADIKEAVKNIVDSKTFDNGIIPGSEEIIVVEKVILEEVKKEFIKNNAYFLNEEESKRLKEIIFDKFGKFNKNYIGKSSQFLAEKAGIKVEKNVKLLITNEKYLTLDSEYSKEKLCPVLDLYVEEDWKNACEKCIELLLSDKQGHTLIIHSQDENIIEQFILKKPVGRVLVNTGGSFGSLGITTNLFPAMTLGSGVIGKGITSCNVSPRNLIYIRKVGYGVRKVEEILKNKNLEEKLKEIIKTILK, from the coding sequence ATGGATATTATAGATAACGACTTACTTTCTATGCAAGAGGCAAGAATATTAGTTGAAAATGCAAGAGAAGCACAGAAAATAGTAAAAAATTTCTCTCAAGAACAACTAGATTTCATTGTAAATAATATTTTTAAAGAAATAAAAGATCATATAGAAGAGTTTGCAAAACTAGATTATGAGGAAACAGAGATAGGAAATGTTGAAGATAAAAAATTAAAACTAGAATTGTTTTTAAATAATTTAGAAAAAGCTTTAAAAAATATGAGATGTGTAGGAGTAATTGAAAATAACAGAGAAGATAAAACTTTAGATGTTGGTGTTCCTGTAGGAGTAATTGCAGCTTTTTGTTCAGAAGCTAATATAGTTTCCACTCTAATTTATAAAAGTATAATAGCTATTAAATCAGGGAATGGAATAGTTTTTGGAATGTCTAAGAAAGCTAAAAAAACTACTAAAAAAGTAATGGATACAATTGTAGATATTATAGAAAGATCAGGTGCACCTCAAGGGATTATCTCTTATATAAGCAGATGCTCACTAAATGGAAGCAAAGAGCTGTTAAATCATAAAGATATAAATCTTATATTAAATACTGGGATAGATGAACTTTTAGATGAGATAAAAACAAGTGGGAAATCATATATCTATGGAGGAAATGGAGATAGCCCAATATTTATAGAAAGAACAGCAGATATCAAAGAAGCAGTAAAAAATATAGTAGATAGTAAAACTTTTGATAATGGTATTATTCCTGGAAGTGAAGAGATAATAGTTGTAGAAAAAGTTATCTTGGAAGAGGTAAAAAAAGAGTTTATAAAAAATAATGCTTATTTCCTAAATGAAGAGGAATCTAAGAGATTAAAAGAGATTATTTTTGATAAATTTGGAAAATTTAATAAAAACTATATAGGAAAAAGTTCACAATTTTTAGCAGAGAAAGCTGGAATAAAAGTAGAAAAAAATGTGAAGTTATTAATAACTAATGAAAAATATTTAACATTAGATAGTGAATATTCTAAAGAAAAGCTTTGTCCAGTACTTGATCTTTATGTAGAAGAGGATTGGAAAAATGCTTGTGAAAAATGTATAGAACTTTTATTAAGTGATAAACAAGGACATACATTAATAATACACTCTCAGGATGAAAATATAATAGAACAATTTATATTGAAAAAACCAGTTGGAAGAGTTTTAGTAAATACTGGAGGAAGTTTTGGTAGCTTAGGAATAACAACTAATCTTTTTCCAGCTATGACTTTGGGAAGTGGAGTAATAGGAAAGGGAATAACTTCTTGTAATGTTTCTCCTAGAAATCTAATTTATATTAGAAAAGTTGGATACGGAGTAAGAAAAGTAGAAGAGATTTTAAAAAATAAAAATTTAGAAGAAAAACTTAAAGAGATTATAAAAACAATACTAAAGTAA